A genome region from Cervus canadensis isolate Bull #8, Minnesota chromosome 10, ASM1932006v1, whole genome shotgun sequence includes the following:
- the CENPB gene encoding major centromere autoantigen B — translation MGPKRRQLTFREKSRIIQEVEENPDLRKGEIARRFNIPPSTLSTILKNKRAILASERKYGVASTCRKTNKLSPYDKLEGLLIAWFQQIRAAGLPVKGIILKEKALRIAEELGMDDFTASNGWLDRFRRRHGVVSCSGVARARSRSSAPRPPAAPASPPAVPSEGSGGGTTGWRAREEQPPSVAEGYASQDVFSATETSLWYDFLPDQAAGLCGSDGRARRATQRLSVLLCANADGSEKLPPLVAGKSAKPRAGQAGLPCDYTANSKGGVTTQALAKYLKALDTRMAAESRRVLLLAGRLAAQSLDTSGLRHVQLAFFPPGTVQPLERGVVQQVKGHYRQAMLLKAMAALEGQDRSGLQLGLMEALHFVAAAWQAVEPSHIAACFREAGFGGGPNATITTALKSEGEEEEEEEEEEEEEEEEGEGEEEEEEDGEEEEEGGEGEELGEEEEVEEEGDVDDSDEEEEEEEEESSSEGLEAEDWAQGVVEAGGSFGGYGAQEEAQCPTLHFLEGEEDSESDSEEEEEDDDEEDEDDEDDEEDGDEVPVPSFGEAMAYFAMVKRYLTSFPIDDRVQSHILHLEHDLVHVTRKNHARQAGVRGLGHQS, via the coding sequence ACCGTCCACGTTGAGCACCATCCTGAAGAACAAGCGCGCCATCCTGGCGTCGGAGCGCAAGTACGGTGTAGCCTCCACCTGTCGCAAGACCAACAAACTGTCCCCTTACGACAAGCTCGAGGGGCTGCTCATCGCCTGGTTCCAGCAAATCCGCGCCGCTGGCCTGCCGGTCAAGGGCATCATCCTCAAGGAGAAGGCGCTGCGTATAGCCGAGGAGCTGGGCATGGACGACTTCACTGCCTCCAATGGCTGGCTGGACCGCTTCCGCCGGCGCCACGGTGTAGTGTCCTGCAGCGGCGTGGCCCGCGCCAGGTCGCGCAGCTCTGCCCCCCGGCCCCCAGCGGCGCCCGCCAGCCCTCCCGCAGTGCCCTCGGAGGGCAGCGGTGGGGGTACCACGGGCTGGCGCGCTCGGGAGGAGCAGCCACCGTCGGTGGCCGAGGGCTACGCTTCCCAGGACGTGTTCAGCGCCACTGAGACCAGTCTGTGGTACGACTTCCTGCCCGACCAAGCGGCGGGGCTGTGTGGCAGTGATGGACGGGCACGCAGGGCCACCCAGCGCCTGAGTGTCCTGCTGTGTGCCAACGCCGATGGTAGTGAGAAGCTGCCCCCGCTTGTGGCTGGCAAGTCGGCTAAACCCCGTGCAGGCCAAGCTGGCCTGCCCTGTGACTATACCGCCAACTCTAAGGGTGGTGTTACCACCCAGGCTCTGGCCAAGTACCTGAAGGCCCTGGACACCCGCATGGCTGCAGAATCTCGCCGAGTCCTGCTGCTGGCTGGCCGCCTGGCTGCCCAGTCCCTGGATACCTCGGGCCTGCGGCATGTGCAGCTGGCCTTCTTCCCACCAGGCACGGTGCAGCCGCTGGAGCGTGGCGTGGTCCAACAGGTGAAGGGCCACTACCGCCAGGCCATGCTGCTGAAGGCCATGGCAGCGCTAGAGGGCCAGGATCGCTCAGGCCTGCAGCTAGGCCTCATGGAGGCCCTGCACTTTGTGGCTGCGGCTTGGCAGGCTGTGGAACCTTCCCACATAGCTGCCTGCTTTCGTGAGGCTGGCTTTGGGGGTGGCCCTAATGCCACCATCACTACTGCCCTCAAGagtgagggagaggaagaggaggaagaggaggaggaggaggaagaagaggaagaggagggtgaaggggaggaggaggaggaggaggatggtgaggaagaggaggaagggggggaaggagaggagctCGGTGAGGAAGAGGAGGTAGAAGAGGAGGGTGATGTTGATGACAGtgatgaagaggaagaggaggaggaggaagagagctcCTCTGAGGGCTTGGAGGCTGAGGACTGGGCCCAGGGTGTAGTGGAGGCTGGTGGCAGCTTCGGAGGTTATGGTGCCCAGGAGGAGGCCCAGTGCCCTACCCTCCATTTCTTGGAAGGTGAGGAGGACTCTGAGTCAGACagtgaggaagaagaggaagatgatgatgaggaggatgaagatgatgaagatgatgaggAGGATGGTGATGAGGTGCCTGTACCCAGCTTCGGGGAAGCCATGGCTTACTTTGCTATGGTCAAGAGGTacctcacctccttccccatcgATGACCGTGTGCAAAGCCACATCCTCCACTTGGAACATGACCTGGTTCATGTGACCAGAAAGAACCATGCCAGGCAGGCAGGAGTTAGGGGTCTTGGACATCAAAGCTGA
- the SPEF1 gene encoding sperm flagellar protein 1, with amino-acid sequence MAGSVDEEALHQLYLWVDNIPLSRPKRNLSRDFSDGVLVAEVIKFYFPKMVEMHNYVPANSLQQKLSNWGHLNRKVLNKLNFSVPEDVMRKIAQCAPGVVELVLIPLRQRLEERQKRRKQGIGSLQELAPQDGTDYMDVGLSQKARGEGAPDPQGRGQLREGRLPVPQPPGYSQALQSDPSFVLQIAEKEQELLASQETVQVLQMKVRRLEHLLQLKNVRIEDLSRRLQQAERKQR; translated from the exons ATGGCGGGCAGCGTGGATGAGGAAGCACTGCACCAACTGTATCTGTGGGTAGACAACATCCCTCTGTCCCGGCCCAAGCGAAATCTGTCCCGGGACTTCAGTGATGGAG tCCTGGTAGCAGAGGTCATCAAGTTTTACTTCCCCAAGATGGTGGAGATGCACAATTATGTCCCTGCCAACTCTCTCCAGCAGAAACTGAGCAACTGGGGTCACCTGAACAG GAAGGTGCTGAACAAACTGAACTTCTCTGTACCAGAAGACGTGATGCGCAAGATAGCACAGTGTGCCCCAGGTGTGGTGGAGCTGGTGCTCATTCCACTGAGGCAGCGCCTAGAGGAGCGTCAGAAACGTAGGAAGCAGGGCATCGGCTCCTTACAG GAGCTGGCTCCGCAGGATGGCACTGACTACATGGATGTGG GTTTGTCCCAGAAGGCCCGAGGGGAAGGTGCCCCAGACCCCCAGGGACGGGGGCAACTCAG GGAGGGCCGACTGCCTGTGCCCCAGCCTCCAGGGTACAGCCAGGCACTGCAGAGCGACCCAAGCTTCGTCCTCCAGATCGCTGAAAAGGAGCAGGAGCTGTTGGCCTCGCAGGAGACCGTGCAG GTCTTGCAGATGAAGGTGAGACGCTTGGAGCACTTGCTCCAGCTCAAGAACGTGCGCATAGAAGACCTCTCCCGGAGGCTCCAGCAGGCAGAGCGTAAGCAGCGGTGA
- the C10H20orf27 gene encoding UPF0687 protein C20orf27 homolog, which translates to MAAANKGNKSRVRSIRFATSHDAESSQSHVHFDEKLHDSVVMVTQESDSSFLVKVGFLKILHRYEITFTLPPVHRLSKDVRDAPVPSLHLKLLSVMPIPEGYSVKCEYSAHKEGVLKEEMLLACEGGTDTCVRVMVQARVMDRHHGTPMLLDGVKCVGAELEYDSEHSDWHGFD; encoded by the exons ATGGCTGCAGCCAACAAGG GCAACAAGTCCAGAGTCCGGAGTATCCGCTTCGCAACAAGCCATGATGCAGAAAGCTCCCAGAGTCATGTCCACTTTGATGAGAAGCTGCATGACTCTGTGGTCATGGTCACCCAGGAGAGCGACAGCAGCTTTCTGGTCAAG GTTGGATTCCTGAAGATCCTGCACAGGTATGAGATCACCTTCACCCTACCCCCAGTGCACAGGCTGAGCAAGGACGTCCGAGACGCACCTGTCCCCAGCCTGCACCTCAAGCTCCTCAGCGTCATGCCCATCCCAGAAG GTTACAGCGTCAAGTGTGAGTACTCAGCGCACAAGGAGGGCGTCCTCAAGGAGGAGATGCTGCTAGCCTGTGAAGGTGGCACCGACACCTGCGTGCGCGTGATGGTGCAGGCGCGCGTCATGG ACCGACACCACGGCACACCCATGCTGCTAGATGGTGTCAAGTGCGTGGGTGCTGAGCTAGAATACGACTCAGAGCACAGTGACTGGCACGGCTTCGACTGA
- the HSPA12B gene encoding heat shock 70 kDa protein 12B isoform X1: MLAVPEMDLQGLYIGSSPQRSPVPSPPASPRTQESCGIAPLTPSQSPKPEARGPQQAPFSVVVAIDFGTTSSGYAFSFASDPEAIHMMRKWEGGDPGVAHQKTPTCLLLTPEGAFHSFGYTARDYYHDLDPEEARDWLYFEKFKMKIHSTTDLTLKTQLEAVNGKKMPALEVFAHALRFFKEHALQELREQCPSVLEKDTVRWVLTVPAIWKQPAKQFMREAAYLAPFQCDAWSMMLPNPANHHQAGLVSREDAEQLLIALEPEAASVYCRKLRLHQLVDLSSRAPGRGCLGERRSIDSSFRQAREQLRRSRHSRTFLVESGVGELWADMQAGDRYVVADCGGGTVDLTVHQLEQPHGTLKELYKASGGPCGAVGVDLAFEQLLGRIFGEDFITTFKRQRPAAWVDLTIAFEARKRTAGPHRTGALNISLPFSFIDFYRKQGGHNVETALRKSSVNFVKWSSHGMLRMSCEAMNELFQPTVSGIIQHIEALLERPEVQGVKLLFLVGGFAESAMLQHAVQAALGARGLRVVVPHDVALTILKGAVLFGQAPGVVRVRRSPLTYGVGVLNRFVAGVHPPDKLLVRDGRRWCTDVFERFVAAEQSVALGEEVRRSYCPARPGQRRVLINLYCCAAEDARFITDPGVRKCGALSLELEPAEGGPDAAGMPPGRREIRAAMQFGDTEIKVTAVDVSTNRSVRAAIDFLSN; encoded by the exons ATGCTGGCTGTCCCGGAGATGGACCTACAGGGGCTGTACATTG GCTCCAGCCCACAGCGGTCTCCAGTGCCcagcccacctgcctccccaagAACCCAGGAAAGCTGTGGCATTGCCCCTCTCACACCCTCACAGTCTCCA AAGCCCGAGGCCCGAGGCCCTCAGCAGGCCCCCTTCTCTGTGGTCGTGGCTATCGACTTTGGCACCACATCCAGTGGCTATGCCTTCAGCTTTGCCAGTGACCCTGAGGCCATCCACATGATGAG GAAATGGGAAGGTGGGGACCCAGGTGTGGCCCACCAGAAGACCCCTACCTGCCTGCTGCTGACCCCAGAGGGTGCCTTTCACAGCTTTGGCTATACAGCCCGCGATTACTACCATGATCTGGACCCTGAGGAGGCTCGTGACTGGCTCTACTTCGAAAAGTTCAAGATGAAGATCCACAGTACCACC GATCTCACTTTGAAGACCCAGCTAGAAGCAGTAAACGGAAAGAAAATGCCTGCCCTGGAGGTGTTTGCTCATGCCTTGCGCTTCTTCAAGGAGCATGCCCTTCAG GAGCTGAGGGAGCAGTGCCCATCAGTGCTGGAGAAGGACACTGTGCGCTGGGTGTTGACCGTACCTGCCATCTGGAAACAACCAGCCAAGCAGTTCATGCGGGAGGCTGCCTACCTG GCGCCATTCCAGTGTGATGCCTGGTCCATGATGCTCCCCAACCCTGCCAACCACCATCAGGCTGGACTAGTGTCGAGAGAGGATGCAGAGCAATTACTCATCGCCCTGGAGCCTGAGGCTGCCTCTGTCTACTGCCGCAAGCTGCGTCTGCACCAGCTCGTGGATCTGAGTAGCCGAGCTCCAGGCAGAGGGTGCCTGGGCGAGCGCCGCTCCATCGACTCCAGCTTCCGTCAGG CCAGAGAGCAGCTTCGAAGATCCCGCCACAGCCGGACATTCCTGGTGGAGTCGGGTGTTGGAGAGCTGTGGGCCGATATGCAagcag GAGATCGCTATGTGGTGGCAGACTGTGGGGGAGGCACAGTGGACCTGACGGTGCACCAGCTGGAACAGCCCCATGGCACCCTCAAGGAGCTCTACAAGGCGTCTG GCGGGCCCTGTGGCGCGGTGGGCGTGGACCTGGCTTTCGAGCAGCTGCTGGGCCGCATCTTCGGTGAGGACTTCATCACCACCTTCAAAAGGCAACGTCCAGCAGCCTGGGTGGATCTGACTATAGCCTTTGAGGCCCGCAAACGCACTGCAGGCCCACACCGTACAGGGGCGCTCAACATCTCCCTACCGTTCTCCTTCATTGACTTCTACCGTAAGCAGGGAGGCCACAACGTGGAGACGGCCCTGCGCAAGAGCAG CGTGAACTTCGTGAAGTGGTCCTCACATGGGATGCTCAGGATGTCTTGTGAGGCCATGAATGAACTCTTTCAGCCCACCGTCAGCGGGATCATCCAGCACATAG AAGCACTGCTGGAGCGCCCTGAGGTGCAGGGTGTCAAACTGCTGTTCCTGGTGGGCGGCTTCGCCGAGTCGGCTATGCTGCAGCACGCGGTGCAGGCAGCTCTGGGCGCCCGCGGCCTGCGTGTGGTGGTTCCGCACGACGTAGCCCTCACCATCCTCAAAGGCGCAGTGCTTTTTGGGCAGGCGCCGGGAGTGGTTCGGGTGCGTAGATCGCCGCTCACTTACGGCGTGGGCGTGCTCAACCGCTTCGTGGCTGGTGTTCACCCGCCTGACAAGCTGCTGGTTCGTGACGGTCGCCGCTGGTGCACCGACGTTTTTGAGCGCTTCGTGGCCGCCGAACAGTCGGTGGCCCTGGGCGAGGAGGTGCGGCGCAGCTACTGCCCAGCGCGCCCAGGACAGCGGCGAGTGCTCATCAACCTATACTGCTGCGCCGCGGAGGACGCGCGCTTTATCACCGACCCAGGAGTGCGCAAGTGTGGCGCGCTCAGCCTGGAGCTTGAGCCAGCCGAGGGAGGCCCCGACGCCGCCGGAATGCCCCCCGGCCGCCGCGAGATCCGCGCTGCCATGCAGTTTGGCGACACTGAGATTAAGGTCACCGCCGTCGATGTCAGCACCAATCGCTCCGTGCGCGCCGCCATCGACTTTCTTTCCAATTGA
- the HSPA12B gene encoding heat shock 70 kDa protein 12B isoform X2 encodes MLAVPEMDLQGLYIGSSPQRSPVPSPPASPRTQESCGIAPLTPSQSPKPEARGPQQAPFSVVVAIDFGTTSSGYAFSFASDPEAIHMMRKWEGGDPGVAHQKTPTCLLLTPEGAFHSFGYTARDYYHDLDPEEARDWLYFEKFKMKIHSTTDLTLKTQLEAVNGKKMPALEVFAHALRFFKEHALQELREQCPSVLEKDTVRWVLTVPAIWKQPAKQFMREAAYLAGLVSREDAEQLLIALEPEAASVYCRKLRLHQLVDLSSRAPGRGCLGERRSIDSSFRQAREQLRRSRHSRTFLVESGVGELWADMQAGDRYVVADCGGGTVDLTVHQLEQPHGTLKELYKASGGPCGAVGVDLAFEQLLGRIFGEDFITTFKRQRPAAWVDLTIAFEARKRTAGPHRTGALNISLPFSFIDFYRKQGGHNVETALRKSSVNFVKWSSHGMLRMSCEAMNELFQPTVSGIIQHIEALLERPEVQGVKLLFLVGGFAESAMLQHAVQAALGARGLRVVVPHDVALTILKGAVLFGQAPGVVRVRRSPLTYGVGVLNRFVAGVHPPDKLLVRDGRRWCTDVFERFVAAEQSVALGEEVRRSYCPARPGQRRVLINLYCCAAEDARFITDPGVRKCGALSLELEPAEGGPDAAGMPPGRREIRAAMQFGDTEIKVTAVDVSTNRSVRAAIDFLSN; translated from the exons ATGCTGGCTGTCCCGGAGATGGACCTACAGGGGCTGTACATTG GCTCCAGCCCACAGCGGTCTCCAGTGCCcagcccacctgcctccccaagAACCCAGGAAAGCTGTGGCATTGCCCCTCTCACACCCTCACAGTCTCCA AAGCCCGAGGCCCGAGGCCCTCAGCAGGCCCCCTTCTCTGTGGTCGTGGCTATCGACTTTGGCACCACATCCAGTGGCTATGCCTTCAGCTTTGCCAGTGACCCTGAGGCCATCCACATGATGAG GAAATGGGAAGGTGGGGACCCAGGTGTGGCCCACCAGAAGACCCCTACCTGCCTGCTGCTGACCCCAGAGGGTGCCTTTCACAGCTTTGGCTATACAGCCCGCGATTACTACCATGATCTGGACCCTGAGGAGGCTCGTGACTGGCTCTACTTCGAAAAGTTCAAGATGAAGATCCACAGTACCACC GATCTCACTTTGAAGACCCAGCTAGAAGCAGTAAACGGAAAGAAAATGCCTGCCCTGGAGGTGTTTGCTCATGCCTTGCGCTTCTTCAAGGAGCATGCCCTTCAG GAGCTGAGGGAGCAGTGCCCATCAGTGCTGGAGAAGGACACTGTGCGCTGGGTGTTGACCGTACCTGCCATCTGGAAACAACCAGCCAAGCAGTTCATGCGGGAGGCTGCCTACCTG GCTGGACTAGTGTCGAGAGAGGATGCAGAGCAATTACTCATCGCCCTGGAGCCTGAGGCTGCCTCTGTCTACTGCCGCAAGCTGCGTCTGCACCAGCTCGTGGATCTGAGTAGCCGAGCTCCAGGCAGAGGGTGCCTGGGCGAGCGCCGCTCCATCGACTCCAGCTTCCGTCAGG CCAGAGAGCAGCTTCGAAGATCCCGCCACAGCCGGACATTCCTGGTGGAGTCGGGTGTTGGAGAGCTGTGGGCCGATATGCAagcag GAGATCGCTATGTGGTGGCAGACTGTGGGGGAGGCACAGTGGACCTGACGGTGCACCAGCTGGAACAGCCCCATGGCACCCTCAAGGAGCTCTACAAGGCGTCTG GCGGGCCCTGTGGCGCGGTGGGCGTGGACCTGGCTTTCGAGCAGCTGCTGGGCCGCATCTTCGGTGAGGACTTCATCACCACCTTCAAAAGGCAACGTCCAGCAGCCTGGGTGGATCTGACTATAGCCTTTGAGGCCCGCAAACGCACTGCAGGCCCACACCGTACAGGGGCGCTCAACATCTCCCTACCGTTCTCCTTCATTGACTTCTACCGTAAGCAGGGAGGCCACAACGTGGAGACGGCCCTGCGCAAGAGCAG CGTGAACTTCGTGAAGTGGTCCTCACATGGGATGCTCAGGATGTCTTGTGAGGCCATGAATGAACTCTTTCAGCCCACCGTCAGCGGGATCATCCAGCACATAG AAGCACTGCTGGAGCGCCCTGAGGTGCAGGGTGTCAAACTGCTGTTCCTGGTGGGCGGCTTCGCCGAGTCGGCTATGCTGCAGCACGCGGTGCAGGCAGCTCTGGGCGCCCGCGGCCTGCGTGTGGTGGTTCCGCACGACGTAGCCCTCACCATCCTCAAAGGCGCAGTGCTTTTTGGGCAGGCGCCGGGAGTGGTTCGGGTGCGTAGATCGCCGCTCACTTACGGCGTGGGCGTGCTCAACCGCTTCGTGGCTGGTGTTCACCCGCCTGACAAGCTGCTGGTTCGTGACGGTCGCCGCTGGTGCACCGACGTTTTTGAGCGCTTCGTGGCCGCCGAACAGTCGGTGGCCCTGGGCGAGGAGGTGCGGCGCAGCTACTGCCCAGCGCGCCCAGGACAGCGGCGAGTGCTCATCAACCTATACTGCTGCGCCGCGGAGGACGCGCGCTTTATCACCGACCCAGGAGTGCGCAAGTGTGGCGCGCTCAGCCTGGAGCTTGAGCCAGCCGAGGGAGGCCCCGACGCCGCCGGAATGCCCCCCGGCCGCCGCGAGATCCGCGCTGCCATGCAGTTTGGCGACACTGAGATTAAGGTCACCGCCGTCGATGTCAGCACCAATCGCTCCGTGCGCGCCGCCATCGACTTTCTTTCCAATTGA